GCTTCTGGAGGCCCTGGAGGGGGTGCGCCTCCTCCCCAATACCGCCGGGGCCAAGACGGCGGAGGAGGCGGTGCGCCTGGCCCGGCTGGGCCGGGTCCTCACCGGGGAGAGGTGGGTGAAGCTGGAGGTGATCCCCGACCCCACCTACCTCCTCCCCGACCCCGTGGAGACCCTGAGGGCGGCGGAGGTCCTCTTGGGGGAGGGTTTTTTGGTCCTCCCCTACATGGGGCCGGACCTGGTCCTGGCGAGGAGGCTTGCCGCCCTGGGCACGGCCACGGTCATGCCCCTGGCGGCCCCCATCGGTTCGGGCTGGGGGGTGAGGACGAGGGCCCTTTTGGAGCTCTTCGCCCGGGAGAAGGCCTCCCTTCCCCCGGTGGTGGTGGACGCTGGCCTGGGCCTCCCCTCCCACGCGGCCGAGGTCTTGGAGATGGGGCTGGATGCTGTCTTGGTCAACACCGCCATCGCCGAGGCGGAGGACCCCCCCGCCATGGCCCTGGCCTTCCGCCTGGGGGTGGAGGCGGGGAGAAAGGCCTTTTTGGCGGGGCCCATGCGGCCCAGGGAGGGGGCGAGCCCTTCCAGTCCCACCGAGGGCGTGCCCCTGGGGAGGGGGGGATGAGGGCCGAGGTGGCCGTGGTGGGGGCAGGGATCATCGGGGCCCTGGCCGCCTACGAGCTCGCTAGGCGGGGCCTTTCCGTCCTCCTCCTGGACGCGGGGAAGGAGGGAGCGGCCACCCCGGCCAGCGCCGGGATGCTCGCCCCCTACCCCGAGGGGCTTTCCGGGGAACTTCTGGAGGCGGGGCTTTTCGGCCTGGACTACTACCAGGAGCTCCTCGCCGAGCTCAAGGAGAAGGGCTTCCCGGTGGAGGCGGGCTTTGCCGGCACCCACGTGGTGGCCCTGAGCGAGGAGGAGAAGGGGATTTGGGCTGCCCAAGAGCCCCTCCCGTACCCCGTGCGGGGCGGGCAGGGGGCGAGGCGCTTCCCCGGGGGGTACGTGAACCCCAGGGCCCTCCGGGAGGCCCTCCTCGCCGCCCTCCGGGGGATGGGGGTAGGGCTGGTCCAGGCCGAAGCCGAGGGGGTGGAGGAGGGGCGGGTCTTCTGGCGGGAGGGGGAGGTGCGGGCCCGCTTCGTCCTCCTCGCCGTGGGGGCCTGGGGCGGGCGGTTTGGCCTCAGGGTGCGCCCCCTGAAGGGGGAAGCCCTTCTCCTAAGGGGCGAGGCCCCGCCCGGCCCCCTCTTCGCCGGGGACGGGTACCTCCTCTCCCGGGAGGGCGGGGTCTACGTGGGGGCCACGAGCCGGGAGGGTTGGGCCGAGGGCGTGGACCTCTTCGGCCTCCGTTGGCTTGCCGACTACGCCCACGAGCGCTTTCCCCTCCTGGAAGGGGCCCCCTTCCGGGGGGTCCTCTGGGGCTACCGGCCCTTGGGGGAGCTCTTCGTGGGGGAGGTGGCGAGAGGGGTTTATGCGGCGGTGGGGCACGGGCGGAACGGGGTCCTCCTGGCCCCGTGGACGGCAAAAAGGCTTCTTGGGCTTTTGGGGGTGGAGGGATGACGCAGTTGGAAGCGGCAAAGAAGGGACTTGTCACCGAGGAGATGGCCTACGTGGCCGAAAGGGAAGGGGTTTCCCCCGAGTTCGTGCGGGAGGGGGTGGCGGCGGGGCGGATCGTGATCCCCCGGAACCCCAACCACAAGACCCTCAAGGACTTCAAGGGGATCGGGGAGGGGCTTTCCGTCAAGGTGAACGCCAACCTGGGGACCTCCTACGACTACGTGGACGTGGAGGAGGAGGTGGAAAAGGCCAAGGTGGCCATCCGCTATGGGGCGGACACCCTCATGGACCTCTCCACTGGAGGGGATCTCAAGGAGATCCGCAGGAGGGTCCTCGAGGTGGCCACCGTTCCCCTGGGCACCGTCCCCATCTACGAGGCGGAGTTTAGGGCGGCGAAGCGCAAGAACTTCTTTGACATGTCCGCGGATGAGCTCTTCGGGGTCATAGAGGAGCACGGGAAGGAGGGTGTGGACTACATCACCGTCCACGTGGGGGTAACCCTGAAGAACCTGGAGGTTTACCGGAACGCCGCCCGCACCACGGGCATCGTGAGCCGGGGCGGGGGGCTCATGGCCGCCTGGATGCTCCATCGGGGGGAGGAAAACCCCCTCTACGCCCGCTTTGACGATCTCCTGGAGATCGCCCGTACCTACGACCTGACCCTCTCCCTGGGGGACGGCCTTCGCCCGGGCTCCCTGGCGGACAGCACCGACCGGGCCCAGATCGCCGAGCTCCTCACCATCGGCGAGCTGGTGGAAAGGGCCAGGAGGGCGGGGGTGCAGGCCATGGTGGAGGGGCCGGGGCACGTCCCCCTGAACGAGGTGGCCGCCAACGTGCAGATCCAGAAGAAGCTCACGGGGCACGCCCCCTTCTACATCCTGGGGATGCTCCCCGTGGACACGGCGGCGGGCTTTGACCACATCGCCGGGGCCATCGGCGGGGCCCTGGCGGGGTGGATGGGAGCCGATATGCTCTGCTACCTCACCCCGGCGGAGCACCTGGGCCTGCCCACCCCCGAGCACGTGAAGGCGGGGGTCATCGCCTTCAAGATCGCCGCCCACGCCGCCGACGTGGCCCGGGGGAACAAGGGAGCTTTGGAGCGGAACCGGAGGATGTCCTTGGCCCGCTACCAGCTGGACTGGGAGGCCCAGTTCGCCCTTTCCCTTTTCCCGGAGGAGGCGAGGCGCCTCAAGGAGGAGCGGGGGTCTAGGACCAAGGCCTGCAGCATGTGCGGCCCCTTCTGCCCCATGAACCTGGTGGAGGCAGTCCTCAAGGGGCGGGCCCGGATGGAGCTTCCCCTCGCATGATGCGGACCGCCCTCACCATCGCCGGCTCGGACCCCTCCGGGGGAGCAGGGCTCCAGGCCGACCTCAAGGCCTTCCAGCGCTTCGGGGTCTACGGGATGGCAGCCCCCACCCTCCTCACGGTGCAGAACACCCTGGGGGTCAGGCGGGTGGAGCTCCTGCCCCCGGAGCTCGTTTATGAGGAGATCGCCGCCATTCTGGAGGACATCCCTGTCCACGCCGCCAAGACCGGGGCCCTGGGGAGCGCCGCCATCATCGCCAAGGTGGCGGAGGCGGTGGAGCGCTACGGGATCTCCCCCCTGGTGGTGGACCCGGTCATGGTGGCCAAAAGCGGGGACCCCCTCCTGGACCCTTCCGCGGTCTCTGTCCTCGTGGAAAGGCTTTTCCCCCTGGCTACCCTCATCACCCCGAACCGCATGGAGGCCGAGGCCCTTTTGGGTAGGCCCATCCGGGGCCTGGAGGAGGCGGAGGAGGCTGCCTTGGCCCTCCTGGCGCTGGGCCCCGGGGCCGTCCTCCTCAAGGGGGGGCACCTCGAGGGGGAGGAGAGCGTGGACCTCTTGGCCACAAGGGGAAGCTTGAGGCGCTTCGCTGCTCCCCGCATCCCTACCCGAAACACCCATGGCACCGGGTGCACCCTCTCCGCCGCCATCGCCGCCCTCCTGGCCCTGGGGAAGCCCCTGGAGGAGGCCGTGGCCGAGGCCAAGGCCTACCTCACCCGGGCCCTCATGACCGCTCCCCCTTTGGGCCACGGCCACGGGCCCCTGAACCACGGGGCCTGATCACCAGGCCCGCACCCCCTGGACCAGGGCGTAGAGGTAGACCACGGCCGCGGCGTCCCAGGCCTGGGGGCGGCAGGCCACGGGGTAGGGCACAGGGGGTAGGCCTGCCTCCCTGGGGAAGCCCCCCACGAGCTCGGGCAGGCGCAGATCGGGCTGGCTTTGGGCTAGCTCCAGGAGGGCCTGGGCTACCTGCGCCCCCTGCTCCTTGCGGCCATAACGGAAAAGCCCCCCGGCGAAGAGGGCGGTGTCGTGGGGCCAGACGGAGCCGTTGTGGTAGGAGAGGGGGTTGTAGCGGGCCTCCCTCCTCCCCAGGGTGCGCAACCCCCAGCCCGTCCACATCTCCTCGGAGAGGAGGGTTTCTAAAAGGTCCCCCACCTGCTCCTCGGGTACCGCCCCTGCCCAGAGGAGATGGCCGGCGTCGGAGGCCTTCACCCTCAGGGGCTCCTTGTGCCGGTCCAGGGCCAGAGCGTAGGTCCCCAGCTCGGGAATCCAGAAGCGCTCCTGGATGAGATGGAAGAGTGCCTCCGCCCGCTTCTGGTGCCTCCTGGCCTTCTCCTCCTCCCCTAGGGCCATGTAGAAGTCCCGCGCCACCAGGTGGGCGGCGTAGGCGTAGCCTTGGACCTCGCTCACCGCCAGAGGGGGTTCGGCCAGGCGGCCGTCCCTATGGCTCATGGAGTCGTGGGAGTCCTTCCAGGACTGGACGGCGAGCCCTCCTCCCTTAGGGGCGAACTCCAGGAGCCCGTCCCCGTCCAGGTCAGCCCTCTCCAGCCAGCCCAGGGCCGCCTCCCAGTGGGGCCTCAGCTCCTGCACCAGGGCCAGGTCCCCCATGAGGTCCAGATACCGCCCCAGGAGGACTACGAAAAGGGGGGTGGCGTCCACGGTGCCGTAGTAGCGGGCGAAGGGGACATGGCCCAGGCGGGAGAGCTCCCCGAGGCGTTCCTCGTGGAGGATCTTCCCTGGCTCCTCCTCCCGAAGGGGGTCTAGGGCCGCCCCCTGCCGCCTGGCCAGGTAGCGGAGGACCCCGCGGGCCACCTCCTTTCCCCAAGGGAGGAGCATGAAGGCGGTGAGGAGGCTGTCCCGGCCGAAGGGGGCCACGAACCAAGGGATGCCCGCGGCGGGCACGGGGCCCTCGGGGGTGGCGAGGAGGAGGGCCCTCAGGTCCAGGAGGGCCTGCCGCAGGACCGGGGCCCAGGGGCCTTCCCCTTGGGGGAAAGCGGCTAGGAAGGCCTCGTAGCTGGGGAGGTCGCCTTGGGTCCCGAGGGGGCTTTCCAGGGCCACCGTCCAGCCCAGGACCCCCTCCTCCTTGGGGGGAAGGGCCAGCCGATGGCCGCCCGGCGGGGGGGAGGGGGAGAGGGCCACCCGCTTCTCCACCCCATCCGGGGCCCGGTAGGCGAACCCCCTTTCCGGAGGGGGGGAAGGGTGCCAGCCGCGGGCCTGGAACAGGTCTTGGAAGCTGGGCACCGCCTCCACCACCACGGCCACCTCCTGGGCTTCGCGGCCCAGGTTGCGGAAGAGGAGGACCTCCTCCACCCGCCCCCGGGCCACCCTCAGCGTGCGCCTCAGGTAAAGTTCCCCCTCCGGCCCCCCGAACCTGGCCCAGTCCTGGACCAGGTGGTCGGGCCTAGGGGAACGGCTTTCCAGCAGGGCGAGGCCAGGGGGGAGCCCCAGGCGGTAGCGGGAGAGGAAGCGGGTGTCGTGCCGGTAGAACCCCTCCGCTCCCGCCTCAGCGAAGCCCCGCTCGTTCAGGACCAGATAGGTGTCGTCTTCTTTGAGGGGAAGGACCATGGCTCACTCCTTGACCGCCCCCACGCTGACCCCCTCCACGAAGTAGCGCTGGAACACGGCGAAGAGGATCAGGATGGGGATCATGGACAAAAATCCCCCCGCCAGGATCAGCCCCCAGTCCCCCACCTGGCCGTAGGCGTTGCGGAAGGCGAGGAGGCCCAGGGGCAGGGTGTAGATCTCCCGGGGAGTGGTCAGGACGATGAAGGGCCAGAAGAACTCGTTCCAGGCTCCTTGGAAGGTGAGGATGGCCACGGCCCCTAGGGCTGGGGTGGCCATGGGCAGGACCACCCGGAACAGGGTCTGGAAGGGGGTGGCCCCGTCTATGAGGGCCGCCTCCTCCACCTCCTTGGGGATGGACTCAAAGAACTGCTTCATGATGAAGACGGCCCCGGCCCCCACCAGCCCCGAGAGGATGAGCCCGGTGTAGGTGTTGAGGAGGGTCTCCACGCCAAAGAGCCTGGAGAGGCCGAAGATCCCGTCCCTTAGGACCAGGTAGTTGGAGATGAACGTGACCTGGACCGGCACCATCATGCTGAAGAGCATGAAGAGGAAGAGGGCCTCCTTGCCCGGGAAGCGCAGCCGGGCCAGG
The genomic region above belongs to Thermus sediminis and contains:
- a CDS encoding thiazole synthase, with translation MDTWKVGEVELRSRLILGSGKFRDFGVMREAIAAAEAEVVTVSVRRVELKAPGHVGLLEALEGVRLLPNTAGAKTAEEAVRLARLGRVLTGERWVKLEVIPDPTYLLPDPVETLRAAEVLLGEGFLVLPYMGPDLVLARRLAALGTATVMPLAAPIGSGWGVRTRALLELFAREKASLPPVVVDAGLGLPSHAAEVLEMGLDAVLVNTAIAEAEDPPAMALAFRLGVEAGRKAFLAGPMRPREGASPSSPTEGVPLGRGG
- a CDS encoding NAD(P)/FAD-dependent oxidoreductase, whose amino-acid sequence is MRAEVAVVGAGIIGALAAYELARRGLSVLLLDAGKEGAATPASAGMLAPYPEGLSGELLEAGLFGLDYYQELLAELKEKGFPVEAGFAGTHVVALSEEEKGIWAAQEPLPYPVRGGQGARRFPGGYVNPRALREALLAALRGMGVGLVQAEAEGVEEGRVFWREGEVRARFVLLAVGAWGGRFGLRVRPLKGEALLLRGEAPPGPLFAGDGYLLSREGGVYVGATSREGWAEGVDLFGLRWLADYAHERFPLLEGAPFRGVLWGYRPLGELFVGEVARGVYAAVGHGRNGVLLAPWTAKRLLGLLGVEG
- the thiC gene encoding phosphomethylpyrimidine synthase ThiC, with product MTQLEAAKKGLVTEEMAYVAEREGVSPEFVREGVAAGRIVIPRNPNHKTLKDFKGIGEGLSVKVNANLGTSYDYVDVEEEVEKAKVAIRYGADTLMDLSTGGDLKEIRRRVLEVATVPLGTVPIYEAEFRAAKRKNFFDMSADELFGVIEEHGKEGVDYITVHVGVTLKNLEVYRNAARTTGIVSRGGGLMAAWMLHRGEENPLYARFDDLLEIARTYDLTLSLGDGLRPGSLADSTDRAQIAELLTIGELVERARRAGVQAMVEGPGHVPLNEVAANVQIQKKLTGHAPFYILGMLPVDTAAGFDHIAGAIGGALAGWMGADMLCYLTPAEHLGLPTPEHVKAGVIAFKIAAHAADVARGNKGALERNRRMSLARYQLDWEAQFALSLFPEEARRLKEERGSRTKACSMCGPFCPMNLVEAVLKGRARMELPLA
- the thiD gene encoding bifunctional hydroxymethylpyrimidine kinase/phosphomethylpyrimidine kinase — encoded protein: MRTALTIAGSDPSGGAGLQADLKAFQRFGVYGMAAPTLLTVQNTLGVRRVELLPPELVYEEIAAILEDIPVHAAKTGALGSAAIIAKVAEAVERYGISPLVVDPVMVAKSGDPLLDPSAVSVLVERLFPLATLITPNRMEAEALLGRPIRGLEEAEEAALALLALGPGAVLLKGGHLEGEESVDLLATRGSLRRFAAPRIPTRNTHGTGCTLSAAIAALLALGKPLEEAVAEAKAYLTRALMTAPPLGHGHGPLNHGA
- a CDS encoding MGH1-like glycoside hydrolase domain-containing protein; translated protein: MVLPLKEDDTYLVLNERGFAEAGAEGFYRHDTRFLSRYRLGLPPGLALLESRSPRPDHLVQDWARFGGPEGELYLRRTLRVARGRVEEVLLFRNLGREAQEVAVVVEAVPSFQDLFQARGWHPSPPPERGFAYRAPDGVEKRVALSPSPPPGGHRLALPPKEEGVLGWTVALESPLGTQGDLPSYEAFLAAFPQGEGPWAPVLRQALLDLRALLLATPEGPVPAAGIPWFVAPFGRDSLLTAFMLLPWGKEVARGVLRYLARRQGAALDPLREEEPGKILHEERLGELSRLGHVPFARYYGTVDATPLFVVLLGRYLDLMGDLALVQELRPHWEAALGWLERADLDGDGLLEFAPKGGGLAVQSWKDSHDSMSHRDGRLAEPPLAVSEVQGYAYAAHLVARDFYMALGEEEKARRHQKRAEALFHLIQERFWIPELGTYALALDRHKEPLRVKASDAGHLLWAGAVPEEQVGDLLETLLSEEMWTGWGLRTLGRREARYNPLSYHNGSVWPHDTALFAGGLFRYGRKEQGAQVAQALLELAQSQPDLRLPELVGGFPREAGLPPVPYPVACRPQAWDAAAVVYLYALVQGVRAW